The Candidatus Poribacteria bacterium genome includes the window CGGTGTCCAACCCGCTTTCAATATCGAGTGTTCGCTCACCTGCGACGAAGAAACCGGTGGTGAGTTAGGTGCAGGATACGTCGCACGTAACGGATTGGTTCAAGCAGATTATGTTGTCAATTGCGAGGGCGGATCCGTTCTCAACGTAGGTGTGGGTCACAACGGCGTGTTGTGGCTGGAAGTGAAAGTTCATGGCAAAGCAGCACATGCCGCCAATCCAGACAAGGGATTGAATGCATTTGAAAAGGCAGCGGCTCTCGTCACGGGGATTCAACCCTTAAAGCAGCAGTTGAAAGCGTCAGATCGTGTCTTCAAAACCTTTTCGGGTGATGACCGATACCCTACACTTAACATCGGCGGCATCTTTCACGGCACGGAGGGCGATAAGGTCAATACCGTTCCTGCGCAGACAACCTTCTCCATAGATCGGAGAATCCTCCCCAACGAGCGCCTAGCAACGTCGGAAGCGGAGCTGCGTGGGGCGATTCAGGAGGTCTGTCAATCCGATGCGGAAATGAAGGTAGATGTAACCTCGATACTGAGGATTGACCCGTGCGTTGTGGAGCCAGAACATCATTTTCCCCAAGCGTTTGCGCGAGCGGTGCGTAGCATACGTCGTCAACCGATTAAGTTTAGCACAACAAGTGGCTTTACTGATTTGCATTTCTTTGTTGAAGAAGGTGGACTGCCCGGCGTCGGTTATGGGCCCAATGGACAGGGGGCACACGGTATGAACGAGCGGGTCAGCGTATCAGATCTGGTTAAGACCACAAAGGTGTATGCAACATTCATGGCGAGAGGAATATCGTGAAAGATTCATCTCAAAAGAAAGCGCAAAACGATAAGCGCGTGAAACGTGATGCGTGAAACGTAAAAACCATTTGTTCATTAGTTTATTGGTTCATTGGTGCAGGCGGGCTAGAAGCCCTAATCTGTTGGACTCATAGATAAAGAAAGTACAAAACAGGGAAGCACGGAGGAGACACAATGATAGCCAACATCCCACTCATCATATCTGGAGCGAGCGGGTTTACTAATGATAATGCACTGCAATTGACAACCCTTCGGCAAACGCCTAAGACGACCGGGCGCAACGGCTGGCGGGTTGTCGAAGAAGAGGTTCTCTGGCAACCAGCCGAAACAGCAATTATTATCGTGGATATGTGGAACAAACACTGGTCATGGGGGGCAACAGAGCGTGTCGATATCATGGCGCCACGAATGAATGCTGTAATTAATACCGCTAGAGATCGAGGGATACAGATTATTCACGCACCGTCAGATACGATGGATTTCTACGATGGACACCCTGCGAGGGCTTGGGTACTTGATGTCCCGCACGTAGAAATGCCTGATCCTATTGAGCATCCAGATCCACCCCAACCGGTTGATTCATCGGACGGCGGTTCGGATACTGGCGAGGAAAACAGTTTCAAAGCGTGGCACTGTCAACACCCAGCAATTGAAATTAAAGATGGGGACGCCATCAGCGACAACGGCCAAGAGGTGTATAACATCCTCAAGCAAAAGGGGATTAAGAATCTACTCTACATGGGCGTCCACACCAATATGTGCGTACTAGGCAGATCCTTCGCGATTAAAGCGATGGTTCAGTCAAGGCAGTTCAACGTTGCATTGGTTCGAGATCTCACTGACGCAATGTACAATCCGTTCAAGCCCCCTTATGTCAGTCACGAAGAAGGAACACAACTAATCATCGCGTACATAGAAAAATTCTGGTGTTCGACAATAACGAGTGACGATCTGACCGCAAATTCGCCTCAGTAGATTGGTGTATCCTAAGGCAGTTTTTCAAATCCGCCAGTTTACCCTTGCTGCACACGGTGATTGCGCTTAACACGATACGGATGTGAGCAAAACATGAAACGGACACGTTTCTGGTTGATGTTATTCAGCGCGCCTCTTGTGTTTGGTTCTATGCTAGCGGGTGCTTCAGAGAACATCCCCATCGCAATTGCCTATCAAGGTCAATTTGCACCGCGCGGAGTCAGTGATGGTGTTGGGGGAACGGTTGTTATCTGGGAGGACTTCCGTACTGGCAAGGATTGGGAGGTTTACGCTCAACGGCTTAACTCCGATGGTATCCCGTTATGGGCTGAGGACGGCGTGCCAATTTGCGAGAAAAGGCGAGATCAGCGATGGCTGCGACTGGTGCGTAATGACGATCGGATAATCATTGCTTGGACGGATCAACGTGCACCAGGGAATTGGGATGTCTACGCTCAAACAATCGATCTGTCAGGAAATAAACTGATGCCTGATGGGGGTGTTCCCGTATGTACACACCCGGCTGACCAATCTGATATAGAAATGCTAAGTGATGGATCAGGTGGAGCAGTTATCGTTTGGAAAGACCGGCGTCGAGACCCCGACTTACATGATCTCTATGTTCAGCGAATTGATGGAAACGGTCAACCGATGTGGCAACTTGATGGTGTACCAGTCTTCCCTTCCGAAGCACTTCAGAGCACTCCCCGGTTGGTTTCTGGCGATGCAGATAGTTTTTACGTTGTCTGGTGGGAGGTCATTGGTTACGAGCAGTGGGATATCATGGCACATCGCATAGGCATGGACGGTAAACACGTTTGGCAGGCACCAACGGTTGTTTCACCTATGGAAGGATTACAAGGTGAACCCCGTGCTGTGAGTGATGGACGGGGTGGACTTATCGTCGTCTGGCAAATCTATGAGAATTTTATCAACGATGATTTTTATGCGCAGCGGATAGACCCAGTGGGAAACAAGGTTTGGGAGGCGAATGGTGTGCCGATTTGCAATGCAGAGGGAGTTCAAAAAAATCGGACAATTACGAGCGACGGGCACGGGGGAGTGGTAGCCGTCTGGCGAGACGAGCGGGATGTCTTTTCGGATCTTTATGCCCAGCGGATTGATGCCAATGGAATCCCCCGGTGGAAACGCAACGGAATCCCGCTGTGTGTCGCTGGCGGCTATCAAGACAAACCGTTCTTGACCCGCTGTGGTGAAAACGAGTTTTTTGTTGCGTGGCTCGATTTTCGAGAAGATTATGGTGACGAGAGCAATGATGCTATCTATGGGCAGAAAATCAATTTAGAGGGGAAAGCACTTTGGACTGAAAACGGAATTCCTCTATGCACGGCGGACGGCGTGCAGCAACCGCCTTATGTTATCGAATCCGAATCGGGACAATTAAGCGTT containing:
- a CDS encoding ArgE/DapE family deacylase, which codes for MEKIYNYIEKGKTQLCDSLKELVRIPTVNPPGTNYAEIVQLLQERCEALGMSTKIVPVPQAEAQTVVPHADDYPRMNLIARWDVGAEKTVHFNAHYDVVPVSGDWRIDPFKPEIVGDWLYGRGADDMKDSIAALLFAMAALQENGVQPAFNIECSLTCDEETGGELGAGYVARNGLVQADYVVNCEGGSVLNVGVGHNGVLWLEVKVHGKAAHAANPDKGLNAFEKAAALVTGIQPLKQQLKASDRVFKTFSGDDRYPTLNIGGIFHGTEGDKVNTVPAQTTFSIDRRILPNERLATSEAELRGAIQEVCQSDAEMKVDVTSILRIDPCVVEPEHHFPQAFARAVRSIRRQPIKFSTTSGFTDLHFFVEEGGLPGVGYGPNGQGAHGMNERVSVSDLVKTTKVYATFMARGIS
- a CDS encoding isochorismatase family protein, translating into MIANIPLIISGASGFTNDNALQLTTLRQTPKTTGRNGWRVVEEEVLWQPAETAIIIVDMWNKHWSWGATERVDIMAPRMNAVINTARDRGIQIIHAPSDTMDFYDGHPARAWVLDVPHVEMPDPIEHPDPPQPVDSSDGGSDTGEENSFKAWHCQHPAIEIKDGDAISDNGQEVYNILKQKGIKNLLYMGVHTNMCVLGRSFAIKAMVQSRQFNVALVRDLTDAMYNPFKPPYVSHEEGTQLIIAYIEKFWCSTITSDDLTANSPQ